A window from Drosophila miranda strain MSH22 chromosome Y unlocalized genomic scaffold, D.miranda_PacBio2.1 Contig_Y2_pilon, whole genome shotgun sequence encodes these proteins:
- the LOC117192222 gene encoding nuclear pore complex protein Nup133-like: MKKQLYGTPRESWPGFRRLCADITEKSFFGGNSNCSTPSGSLKKTALHKSRHSLSGRSTQSIPGIRSDYNVVESFGFPLPVVVNEALTFVGSAAGAVSAKVAQNGWAWVVHGRRLLIWQYKETSKGAKQPRRGGGLSQFRELQLPYSDLGYNSELISLFQTDGQQMASCIAVSATRDVRYWPSIAHDGNNVNLPILTGQDFVQIINLPLQQGYLAVTSTCRKVTVRTVLTCR, from the exons ATGAAAAAGCAGCTATACGGAACTCCGCGGGAGTCATGGCCAGGATTCCGCCGGCTATGTGCAGACATCACGGAAAAGTCTTTTTTTGGCGGGAACTCGAACTGCTCTACACCTTCAGGGAGTTTGAAAAAAACTGCCCTGCACAAGAG CCGGCATAGTTTGTCCGGGCGATCTACCCAGTCGATACCCGGCATCCGGTCGGACTACAATGTTGTGGAGAGCTTTGGTTTTCCCCTGCCCGTCGTAGTGAACGAGGCCTTGACCTTTGTGGGATCTGCTGCAGGAGCCGTTTCTGCGAAGGTTGCCCAAAATGGCTGGGCTTGG GTTGTGCACGGTCGCCGACTTTTAATTTGGCAGTACAAAGAGACGTCCAAGGGTGCCAAGCAACCTAGACGGGGAGGTGGCTTGTCCCAATTCCGCGAACTACAACTGCCCTACTCCGATTTAGGGTACAACAGTGAGTTGATTAGTTTATTCCAGACAGACGGCCAGCAAATGGCATCCTGCATAGCAGTTTCTGCAACGAGAGATGTGCGCTATTGGCCATCTATTGCCCACGACGGGAATAACGTGAATCTACCGATCCTAACCGGTCAGGACTTCGTTCAGATCATAAATCTACCATTGCAACAGGGCTACCTTGCTGTGACCTCAACTTGCAGGAAGGTCACTGTGCGAACTGTGCTGACGTGCAGGTGA
- the LOC117192221 gene encoding nuclear pore complex protein Nup133-like, whose amino-acid sequence MKKQLYGTPREPSPGFRRLCADSTQKSFFGGNSNCSTPSGSLKKTALHKSRHSLSGRSTQSIPGIRSDYNVVESFGFPLPVVVNEALTFVGSAAGAVSAKVAQNGWAWVVHGRRLLIWQYKETSKGAKQPRRGGGLSQCRELQLPYSDLGYNSELISLFQTDGQQMASCIAVSATRDVRYWPSIAHDGNNVNLPILTGQDFVQIINLPLQQGYLAVTSNCMKVTVRTVLTCR is encoded by the exons ATGAAAAAACAGCTATACGGAACTCCGCGGGAGCCATCGCCAGGATTCCGCCGGCTATGTGCAGACAGCACGCAAAAGTCTTTTTTTGGCGGGAACTCGAACTGCTCTACACCTTCAGGGAGTTTGAAAAAAACTGCCCTGCACAAGAG CCGGCATAGTTTGTCCGGGCGATCTACCCAATCGATACCCGGCATCCGGTCGGACTACAATGTTGTGGAGAGCTTTGGTTTTCCCCTGCCCGTCGTAGTGAACGAGGCCTTGACCTTTGTGGGATCTGCTGCAGGAGCCGTTTCTGCGAAGGTTGCCCAAAATGGCTGGGCTTGG GTTGTGCACGGTCGCCGACTTTTAATTTGGCAGTACAAAGAGACGTCCAAGGGTGCCAAGCAACCTAGACGGGGAGGTGGCTTGTCCCAATGCCGCGAACTACAACTGCCCTACTCCGATTTAGGGTACAACAGTGAGTTGATTAGTTTATTCCAGACAGACGGCCAGCAAATGGCATCCTGCATAGCAGTTTCTGCAACGAGAGATGTGCGCTATTGGCCATCTATTGCCCACGACGGGAATAACGTGAATCTACCGATCCTAACCGGTCAGGACTTCGTTCAGATCATAAATCTACCATTGCAACAGGGCTACCTTGCTGTGACCTCAAATTGCATGAAGGTCACTGTGCGAACTGTGCTGACGTGCAGGTGA
- the LOC117192220 gene encoding uncharacterized protein LOC117192220 has product MDIQSDMDCLNPNNDLRASVEDMCVTTKALYMSALKEPETQRIQRRDRSSQRHSSHLPKMNLPKFSGKHSEFKNFISLFESLVHNDPILSNVEKFNHLLSCLVDDALGTVKAFQISADNYEKALDSLKEVYDKKYFIFSDTVSQLFDIPSTTKASASCLRSLIDTVSAIYSSLQSLGSEKDINSAMLIHIALSKVDPTTKSRFEEQLDYDKLPSWSECAAQLNRRYQHLAAEESTRNKGKTKQETSKGPTKSSFSCAKTDRRADSKCSYCHAGNHTISNCQSFSALPVLQRFDITKQLRLCINCLRPGHTVTRCKTAKCRVCSKPHNTLLHRYGVEPQQNGPSSVPVEHSSSSEPQTAYSSHVASADQVILATAVVKVQDRSGQFQYARALLDSGSQINFISEDLAQRLRLRRDESCLNITTVGKNSSVIRHKIHTSVQSRINDHNFDSDFWVLRSISTYQPDHVVNFAQWKIPANLQMADPQFYKPAKVDLLIGAETFFDLMCVGQLKASSEHPTIQKTLLGWIVSGKYKASAQDAVCNIAVGSDHCSLDSLVERFWELEQVPEKSKAVYTAEQLACEQNFKQTLRRLESGRFEVGLPFKINPVLGFSFETAKSRFLSLERRLARDQYLHDLYMEFSAVLVKSISSLATCHCFQTLLQDAITTFHINVS; this is encoded by the coding sequence ATGGATATACAGTCAGACATGGATTGTTTAAATCCCAACAACGATCTACGAGCATCGGTCGAGGATATGTGTGTTACCACAAAGGCTCTGTACATGTCTGCACTTAAAGAACCTGAAACTCAGCGAATACAGAGGAGGGATAGGAGTAGCCAGCGTCATTCATCACATCTGCCTAAAATGAATCTCCCCAAGTTTAGTGGAAAACATTCTGAATTTAAAAACTTTATAAGCCTTTTCGAGAGTTTGGTGCATAacgacccaatattatcaaatgtggaaaaattcAACCACTTACTGTCGTGTCTCGTTGACGATGCATTGGGAACAGTGAAGGCGTTTCAGATCTCTGCAGACAATTATGAGAAGGCTCTTGATAGTTTGAAGGAGGTTTAcgacaaaaaatattttatcTTTTCTGATACTGTTTCGCAGTTGTTTGACATTCCCAGCACAACAAAAGCTTCTGCTTCATGCCTTAGGTCCCTCATTGACACGGTGTCAGCCATAtattcttctctgcagtcgttAGGAAGTGAAAAAGACATAAATAGCGCGATGCTAATTCACATAGCGCTGTCTAAAGTAGATCCCACAACGAAGTCTCGGTTCGAAGAGCAACTGGATTACGATAAACTACCGTCTTGGTCCGAGTGCGCAGCCCAGCTGAATCGGCGCTATCAGCATCTAGCTGCCGAAGAGTCAACACGGAATAAGGGTAAAACTAAACAAGAGACAAGTAAAGGACCCACTAAATCGTCATTTTCATGTGCAAAGACGGATAGGCGAGCTGATTCGAAATGTAGCTATTGCCACGCGGGGAATCATACCATAAGCAATTGTCAATCGTTTAGTGCTCTTCCTGTTCTTCAACGGTTCGATATCACCAAGCAACTCCGACTGTGCATAAATTGTTTGAGGCCAGGTCATACAGTGACGAGGTGCAAGACAGCAAAATGTCGAGTGTGCTCTAAGCCCCATAACACTCTGCTTCATCGATACGGGGTTGAGCCACAGCAAAATGGGCCCAGTTCTGTGCCAGTAGAACATTCGTCATCGTCTGAGCCTCAGACAGCTTATTCTAGTCACGTTGCTAGTGCTGACCAGGTTATTCTTGCTACCGCTGTTGTAAAGGTGCAAGATCGGTCCGGACAATTTCAGTATGCACGGGCACTTCTAGATTCCGGCTCtcaaattaattttatatccgAGGATCTAGCCCAGCGCTTACGATTGCGCCGTGATGAGTCTTGCCTTAATATCACAACTGTTGGAAAAAACTCGTCCGTCATAAGGCACAAGATTCATACTTCTGTCCAATCTCGTATCAACGATCACAACTTTGATTCCGATTTTTGGGTGTTAAGGTCGATTTCCACATACCAACCCGATCATGTTGTCAATTTCGCCCAATGGAAGATACCAGCAAACCTGCAGATGGCAGACCCGCAGTTTTACAAGCCTGCTAAGGTTGACTTATTGATAGGGGCAGAAACCTTTTTTGATTTAATGTGTGTAGGCCAATTAAAGGCAAGTTCCGAACATCCAACAATCCAGAAAACATTGTTGGGATGGATTGTATCAGGAAAATATAAGGCATCAGCACAGGATGCTGTATGCAATATCGCTGTTGGTAGCGATCATTGTTCTCTCGACTCTCTGGTGGAGCGCTTTTGGGAATTGGAACAGGTCCCAGAGAAGTCGAAGGCTGTATATACAGCTGAACAATTGGCTTGCGAACAAAACTTTAAGCAGACTTTACGCAGGCTCGAATCGGGTCGTTTTGAAGTGGGGCtgccatttaaaataaatcccGTGTTGGGTTTCTCGTTCGAGACGGCAAAAAGCCGCTTTCTATCCCTAGAACGCAGACTTGCACGAGATCAGTATTTGCATGATCTGTATATGGAGTTTAGTGCGGTACTTGTAAAGAGTATCTCATCTTTGGCCACATGTCATTGCTTCCAGACACTCCTCCAGGACGCCATTACTACATTCCACATCAATGTGTCCTGA